A region from the Vicia villosa cultivar HV-30 ecotype Madison, WI linkage group LG3, Vvil1.0, whole genome shotgun sequence genome encodes:
- the LOC131593528 gene encoding basic leucine zipper 34-like gives MQSSNSEPNLRDHSQFEQTFSLPPKSKMSSSNRYDEIGGSCLDGLISELGGTRLNHRTYSDSLLSEPHQHQQQDVPYWLNDLLEDDDEPEEGEKPPRSHRRSSSDSIAFLHNRNILLQDSDRKEHIINVTNPQLAFLHQQHPRIDPSKRVRRHSAQQYRARKVQYIGELERSVQSLQAEGYEVSAELEFLDQQNLILGMENRALKQRLDSLSQEHFIKCLEQEVLEKEISRLRNLYQQQQHRQQQQQQKHNGRNRSKRQDIDSSIAKLSLKNKGTESSQKAI, from the exons ATGCAAAGTTCCAATAGTGAACCAAATTTGAGAGACCACTCTCAATTTGAACAAACATTTTCTTTACCTCCTAAAAGTAAAATGAGTAGTAGTAATAGATATGATGAAATAGGTGGATCCTGTTTAGATGGATTAATATCAGAATTAGGCGGAACGAGGCTTAATCACCGGACATATTCGGATAGCTTGTTATCGGAGCCGCACCAGCACCAGCAGCAGGATGTACCTTATTGGTTGAATGATCTCCTTGAGGATGACGACGAGCCTGAAGAGGGAGAGAAACCTCCTAGGAGTCATAGAAGATCATCAAGTGACTCAATAGCATTCTTACATAATAGAAATATTCTTCTTCAAGATTCTGATAGGAAGGAACATATTATTAATGTAACAAACCCGCAACTCGCCTTTTTGCACCAACAACATCCTAGAATTGATCCTTCGAAACGTGTCAGAAG GCATTCAGCTCAACAGTACCGGGCGAGGAAAGTTCAATACATTGGAGAACTAGAAAGAAGTGTTCAATCTTTACAGGCAGAAGGATATGAAGTTTCagcagagcttgaatttcttgaTCAGCAAAACCTGATATTAGGTATGGAGAACAGGGCCCTCAAACAACGTTTGGACAGTTTATCTCAAGAACACTTCATTAAATGCT TGGAACAGGAAGTGCTTGAGAAAGAAATCTCAAGGCTTAGAAAtctttatcaacaacaacaacacaggCAGCAGCAACAGCAGCAAAAACACAATGGTAGAAATCGATCTAAACGTCAAGATATTGATTCGTCAATTGCCAAACTCTCGTTGAAGAATAAGGGAACTGAGTCATCACAGAAAGCCATATAG
- the LOC131593529 gene encoding cinnamoyl-CoA reductase CAD2, whose amino-acid sequence MSSSVGKVVCVTGASGYIASWIVKFLLHGGYTVKATVRDPSDPKKIDHLLKLDGAKERLQLFKANLLEEGSFDSVVQGCYGVFHTASPFYHDVKDPQAELIDPALKGTLNVLKSCAKSPSLKRVVLTSSMAAVAYNGKPRTPDVVVDETWFTDPDLSRESNLWYVLSKTLAEDAAWKFVKENNIDMVTINPAMVIGPLLQPVLNTSAAAILTLINGAQTYPNAAFGWVNVKDVANAHILAYENASASGRHCLVERVVHHSEIVKILRELYPSLQLPEKCADDKPSVPIYQVSKEKVKSLGIEYIPLEVSIKETVESLKEKKFAKL is encoded by the exons ATGAGCAGCAGCGTAGGAAAGGTTGTTTGCGTCACCGGTGCTTCCGGTTACATCGCTTCATGGATCGTCAAATTTCTTCTCCACGGTGGCTACACCGTTAAAGCCACCGTCAGAGACCCAAGTGATCCCAAAAAGATCGACCACTTGCTTAAACTCGATGGCGCTAAGGAGAGACTGCAACTCTTCAAAGCAAATCTACTCGAAGAAGGTTCTTTCGATTCCGTTGTTCAAGGCTGTTATGGTGTTTTCCATACTGCATCTCCTTTTTATCACGATGTTAAGGATCCTCAGGCTGAATTGATTGACCCTGCTTTGAAAGGGACTCTCAATGTTCTCAAATCATGTGCTAAATCACCGTCTCTTAAGCGTGTTGTTTTAACCTCTTCTATGGCTGCTGTTGCGTATAATGGAAAGCCACGTACTCcggatgttgttgttgatgagaCTTGGTTTACTGATCCTGATCTCTCTAGGGAATCAAAT CTGTGGTATGTGCTTTCAAAGACATTAGCTGAAGATGCTGCTTGGAAATTTGTAAAAGAAAACAACATTGACATGGTTACTATTAACCCAGCAATGGTCATAGGGCCTCTCTTGCAACCAGTCCTAAACACAAGTGCTGCTGCAATTCTAACCCTCATCAATG GTGCACAGACATATCCAAATGCTGCTTTTGGATGGGTCAATGTGAAAGATGTTGCAAATGCCCATATTCTGGCGTATGAGAATGCTTCAGCTAGTGGAAGACATTGTCTGGTTGAGAGAGTCGTGCACCActcagaaattgtgaagatttTACGTGAACTGTACCCTTCGCTACAACTCCCAGAGAA GTGTGCAGATGATAAGCCGAGTGTGCCTATATATCAGGTTTCCAAAGAAAAAGTGAAGAGCTTGGGAATCGAATACATTCCTTTGGAAGTGAGCATCAAAGAGACTGTGGAAagtttgaaagagaagaagtttgcCAAGCTTTAA